In a single window of the Chthoniobacterales bacterium genome:
- the secE gene encoding preprotein translocase subunit SecE, giving the protein MITKTKNFFGEVRAELQKASWPWEAKDKGIRRYKELTDSTLVVIIAMLLLGGYVALFDFVLINFIHFFTRFH; this is encoded by the coding sequence ATGATCACGAAAACAAAAAACTTTTTCGGTGAAGTCCGAGCCGAATTGCAGAAGGCGTCGTGGCCCTGGGAAGCCAAGGACAAGGGAATCCGCCGCTACAAGGAGCTGACCGATTCGACCCTCGTGGTCATCATCGCGATGCTGTTGCTCGGCGGATACGTCGCGCTCTTCGATTTCGTGCTGATCAATTTCATCCACTTCTTCACGCGCTTTCATTGA
- a CDS encoding tetratricopeptide repeat protein — translation MPKNLFALVAISFVTLAGGPLLCAADSGAMAHANKGVKFAQEGAFDQAILEFTEAIKLEPRDMRFYRDRGGVYLTTKRFQDAVNDFAKVVELAPKEFSGYSLRGAAKSELLQLDEALVDLSKALELKPNDPQSLERRGLVYYRQKNYQAALDDYNNALTQNPNSTLGLSRRADAYVALNDYAKALPDLQAVLKVKPDDFEISQRLQYVQAKLATPRPVVRTSAPPPTPTPTPAPEPMSMQMKLGIGAGGLLLIIILIIILARKKSRGY, via the coding sequence ATGCCCAAGAACCTATTCGCCTTAGTTGCCATCAGCTTCGTTACCCTGGCCGGCGGGCCTCTCCTCTGCGCAGCCGATTCGGGCGCGATGGCGCACGCCAATAAGGGAGTCAAATTCGCACAGGAGGGAGCCTTTGATCAGGCCATCCTGGAGTTCACCGAAGCGATTAAGCTCGAACCAAGGGATATGCGGTTTTATCGCGATCGGGGCGGAGTTTACCTGACGACCAAGCGTTTCCAGGACGCAGTCAACGATTTTGCAAAAGTGGTCGAGCTCGCGCCGAAGGAATTTTCCGGGTATTCTCTCCGGGGCGCGGCGAAGAGCGAACTGCTTCAGCTCGACGAAGCCCTGGTGGATTTGAGCAAAGCGCTGGAGCTGAAGCCTAACGATCCTCAGAGTCTGGAACGGCGCGGCCTCGTCTATTACCGGCAGAAGAATTATCAGGCGGCGCTGGACGATTACAATAACGCCCTGACCCAGAATCCAAACAGCACCCTCGGGCTGAGCCGCCGAGCGGATGCCTACGTGGCCTTGAACGACTACGCGAAGGCGCTCCCCGATCTCCAGGCGGTGTTGAAAGTCAAGCCGGACGATTTCGAAATTTCTCAAAGACTCCAGTACGTGCAGGCGAAGCTGGCCACGCCTAGACCCGTGGTGAGGACTTCGGCCCCGCCGCCGACACCTACGCCCACGCCCGCACCCGAACCGATGAGCATGCAGATGAAGCTTGGCATCGGCGCCGGAGGCCTGCTCCTGATCATCATTCTGATCATCATCCTGGCCCGAAAAAAAAGCCGGGGATATTGA
- the tuf gene encoding elongation factor Tu, translating to MAKDKFERNKPHVNVGTIGHVDHGKTTLTAAITTVLAKKGFAEARAYDSIDAAPEEKERGITISTAHVEYQSDKRHYAHVDCPGHADYVKNMITGAAQMDGAILVVSAADGPMPQTREHILLARQVGVPSIVVFLNKTDMVDDPELLDLVEMEVRDLLTQYEFPGDKIPIVKGSASKALAAGDPASPDAKCILDLIAAVDDYIPVPERPVDLPFLMPVEDVFNIEGRGTVATGRVERGILKKMEEVEIVGLKDTTKTTATDIEMFRKLLDEARAGDNVGVLLRGVKKEDVMRGQVIAKPGSITPHRKFKAEVYVLSKEEGGRHTPFFTNYRPQFYFRTTDVTGTVKLPDGVEMVMPGDNVSVEVELITPIAMEKTIRFAIREGGKTVGAGRVAEIMD from the coding sequence ATGGCTAAGGACAAATTCGAACGCAACAAGCCGCACGTGAACGTCGGCACCATCGGACACGTTGACCACGGCAAGACCACATTGACTGCCGCGATCACTACCGTGCTCGCCAAAAAAGGCTTCGCCGAAGCGCGCGCTTACGATTCCATCGACGCCGCTCCCGAAGAAAAAGAACGCGGAATTACGATCTCCACTGCGCACGTCGAATATCAGAGCGACAAGCGTCACTACGCCCACGTCGATTGCCCGGGTCACGCTGACTATGTGAAGAACATGATCACCGGTGCCGCGCAAATGGACGGCGCTATCCTGGTCGTTTCCGCCGCGGACGGTCCCATGCCCCAGACCCGGGAGCACATCCTGCTCGCGCGCCAGGTGGGCGTGCCCTCCATCGTCGTGTTCTTGAACAAGACCGACATGGTGGACGATCCGGAGCTTCTCGACCTCGTCGAAATGGAAGTGCGCGATCTGCTCACCCAGTACGAATTTCCAGGCGACAAAATTCCAATCGTTAAGGGCAGCGCGAGCAAGGCTCTTGCGGCCGGCGATCCCGCCAGCCCGGATGCCAAGTGCATTCTCGATCTCATCGCGGCGGTGGATGATTACATCCCCGTCCCGGAGCGTCCGGTCGATCTGCCGTTCCTGATGCCGGTGGAAGACGTGTTCAACATTGAAGGCCGCGGCACCGTCGCGACCGGTCGTGTCGAACGCGGCATCCTCAAGAAGATGGAGGAAGTCGAGATCGTCGGCCTCAAGGACACGACGAAGACGACGGCGACCGACATCGAAATGTTCCGCAAGCTTCTCGACGAAGCGCGCGCCGGCGACAACGTCGGGGTGCTGCTCCGCGGCGTGAAGAAGGAAGACGTCATGCGCGGCCAGGTCATTGCGAAGCCCGGCAGCATTACGCCGCACCGCAAATTCAAGGCGGAAGTTTACGTGTTGAGCAAGGAGGAAGGCGGACGTCACACCCCGTTCTTCACCAACTACCGTCCTCAATTTTATTTCCGCACCACCGACGTGACCGGAACCGTCAAACTGCCGGATGGCGTCGAGATGGTGATGCCGGGCGACAACGTCTCGGTGGAAGTCGAGCTGATCACCCCGATCGCGATGGAAAAAACCATCCGGTTCGCTATTCGCGAAGGCGGCAAAACCGTCGGCGCCGGTCGCGTGGCCGAGATCATGGACTGA
- a CDS encoding DMT family transporter, producing MTKSKQSTFSGGYAAIFATVLIWSTPSLFQFYLNRYYDPWAQNFYRYAVACVAVIPFAYYRFRRSRGPRFDRGLFVACLIPSLPNVVHQIAQTVALHHMGPGVFAIFIRSSVIITALLALFFFPEERWIIRQWRFQLGTLLGLLGAVGVLWFQPGTEGGAISLQGIAIAFAASFCWALYSVLVKRPSARLGPIRSFGVISFITSALLLPLTLAFGTIETPLQAGGRVNIILIISAVTCISLAHVLYYVAIRKVGVALSQTLQLICPAGALGLSAIFFGERLSQPQIWSSGLLLFGAFLAMRVKAPTDPAAVEEL from the coding sequence ATGACCAAATCAAAGCAATCCACTTTTTCAGGAGGCTATGCCGCCATCTTCGCGACCGTCCTGATTTGGTCGACCCCCTCGCTTTTTCAATTTTATCTCAACCGTTATTACGATCCATGGGCGCAAAATTTCTATCGTTACGCGGTGGCTTGTGTCGCCGTAATTCCATTCGCTTACTACCGTTTTCGCCGGAGCAGAGGACCGCGTTTTGATCGCGGCCTGTTTGTCGCCTGCCTCATTCCGTCCCTGCCCAACGTCGTCCACCAAATCGCTCAAACCGTCGCGCTCCACCATATGGGCCCGGGGGTTTTTGCGATCTTTATCCGATCATCAGTCATCATCACGGCGCTGCTGGCGCTGTTCTTTTTCCCGGAGGAGCGGTGGATCATCCGCCAATGGCGATTTCAATTGGGAACGCTTCTGGGCTTGCTCGGCGCGGTCGGCGTTCTCTGGTTCCAACCGGGAACGGAAGGCGGCGCCATCTCACTCCAGGGAATTGCGATCGCTTTCGCGGCCAGCTTTTGCTGGGCGCTCTACAGCGTGCTCGTCAAACGCCCTTCCGCGCGGCTCGGACCGATCCGCAGCTTTGGCGTGATCAGTTTCATCACCTCCGCACTCCTGTTGCCACTCACTCTGGCCTTCGGGACAATTGAGACGCCCCTTCAGGCCGGAGGCCGCGTGAATATCATCCTGATCATCTCCGCCGTAACCTGCATCAGCCTCGCCCACGTTTTGTATTACGTGGCCATCCGCAAGGTCGGGGTCGCTCTTTCCCAAACTCTCCAGCTTATTTGTCCCGCGGGGGCGCTCGGGCTCTCCGCCATTTTCTTCGGCGAACGTCTTTCCCAGCCGCAAATCTGGAGCTCGGGGCTTCTGCTCTTTGGCGCGTTCCTCGCGATGCGGGTGAAGGCTCCTACCGATCCGGCAGCGGTGGAAGAACTTTAA
- a CDS encoding tetratricopeptide repeat protein, whose translation MKNYQIGTIVSLAIALVAYPSGVLYAKKRPPAAQQPAGNTKANPKDPGGHSAAGFEATKAKDYEKAIAEFTKAIEAEPGDAKNYFNRATAYRAVNKLTEAQADYTKAIELAPQDDRALIGRGEVLLVQKQQDAALADFDKALQISPNDPNARRFRGFVYVSKSEWQKAIDDYSVVIQKVPTDGDAYERRAFAYRNLKKYPEAIADYTKSIATDPKDPEGYRRRALAYTLAGDSKKAAEDFRAILKIKPDDMDAQSRLKALETRTNAPTSPAAPAPQTPATSPATAASMAPPAASPR comes from the coding sequence ATGAAGAATTACCAAATCGGAACCATCGTCAGTCTTGCGATCGCGCTCGTGGCTTATCCGAGCGGAGTTTTGTATGCAAAGAAGCGGCCCCCCGCTGCCCAACAGCCAGCCGGCAATACGAAAGCGAATCCAAAAGATCCCGGCGGGCACTCGGCCGCTGGTTTCGAAGCCACCAAGGCCAAGGATTACGAAAAGGCGATCGCCGAGTTCACCAAGGCGATTGAGGCGGAGCCGGGCGATGCAAAAAATTATTTCAATCGCGCGACCGCCTATCGCGCCGTCAACAAGCTGACCGAGGCGCAGGCGGACTATACCAAGGCGATTGAGCTCGCTCCGCAAGACGACCGGGCCTTGATCGGCCGCGGTGAAGTGCTTTTGGTTCAAAAACAGCAGGACGCCGCCCTGGCAGATTTCGACAAGGCATTGCAAATTTCGCCCAACGATCCCAATGCCCGGCGCTTTCGCGGATTCGTTTATGTTTCCAAAAGCGAATGGCAGAAGGCGATTGATGATTACTCGGTCGTAATTCAAAAAGTTCCGACTGACGGGGACGCTTATGAACGCCGGGCGTTTGCCTACCGGAATCTGAAAAAATACCCGGAAGCCATCGCCGATTACACGAAGTCGATTGCGACCGACCCGAAAGATCCTGAGGGCTACCGGCGCCGGGCCCTGGCTTACACCCTGGCCGGTGATAGCAAAAAGGCCGCCGAAGATTTTCGCGCCATTTTGAAGATCAAGCCGGATGACATGGATGCGCAGAGCCGATTGAAAGCGCTGGAGACCCGAACCAATGCACCAACGAGCCCGGCGGCTCCGGCCCCGCAGACCCCCGCGACATCGCCCGCCACGGCGGCGTCGATGGCACCGCCAGCCGCGTCGCCACGATAA
- the rplK gene encoding 50S ribosomal protein L11: MAKEIIAHIKLQIPAGQANPAPPVGTALGPRGVNIMAFCKEFNAATQKQAGDILPVVITVFKDKSFTFITKSPPAAVLLKKAANIAAGSKEPNKTKVGKVTRKQIMEIVKTKAKDLNSRSDEAGFRVIAGTARQMGLEIVD, from the coding sequence ATGGCCAAGGAAATCATAGCTCACATCAAATTGCAGATCCCGGCAGGGCAAGCGAACCCGGCGCCGCCCGTCGGCACCGCGCTCGGACCGCGTGGCGTCAACATCATGGCGTTCTGCAAGGAATTTAACGCCGCTACCCAGAAGCAGGCCGGCGACATTCTCCCGGTCGTCATCACCGTTTTTAAGGACAAGTCGTTCACCTTCATTACCAAGAGCCCGCCGGCCGCGGTTCTCTTGAAAAAGGCGGCCAACATCGCCGCCGGTTCCAAAGAGCCGAACAAGACCAAGGTCGGCAAAGTGACGCGCAAACAGATCATGGAAATCGTGAAAACGAAGGCCAAAGACCTGAACTCGCGCAGCGACGAAGCCGGTTTCCGCGTCATCGCCGGCACCGCCCGCCAGATGGGCCTCGAGATCGTCGACTGA
- the nusG gene encoding transcription termination/antitermination protein NusG gives MAQVLAPKDQWFVVHVLSGQENKVRDNIEKRVKTEEMGDVIYEVLVPTERVSEIKRGKKSETTRKFFPGYLIVNMHLLDENNQLVGRTWYFIRETTGVIGFAGTKDKPIPMRKSEVDNMLAQMREREEKVKPKVSFEVGETVKVADGPFQNQNGIVEEIDPDRGKLRVSVTIFGRATPVELEYWQVERG, from the coding sequence ATGGCCCAGGTCCTCGCTCCCAAAGATCAGTGGTTTGTCGTGCACGTGCTTTCCGGCCAGGAAAACAAGGTCCGCGACAACATCGAGAAGCGAGTCAAGACCGAGGAGATGGGCGATGTGATTTACGAAGTGCTCGTTCCGACGGAGCGGGTCTCGGAAATCAAACGCGGCAAGAAGAGCGAGACGACGCGGAAATTTTTCCCCGGCTATCTTATCGTCAATATGCACCTGCTCGATGAAAACAATCAGCTCGTCGGCCGGACCTGGTATTTCATTCGCGAGACCACCGGCGTGATTGGTTTTGCCGGGACGAAGGACAAGCCGATCCCGATGCGGAAATCGGAAGTGGACAACATGCTCGCGCAGATGCGCGAACGCGAAGAAAAGGTAAAACCGAAAGTCAGCTTCGAAGTCGGCGAGACCGTGAAAGTGGCCGACGGCCCATTCCAGAATCAAAACGGCATCGTGGAAGAAATCGATCCGGACCGCGGCAAGCTTCGCGTTTCCGTCACCATCTTCGGCCGCGCCACCCCGGTCGAGCTGGAGTACTGGCAGGTGGAAAGAGGGTAG
- a CDS encoding LuxR C-terminal-related transcriptional regulator yields the protein MKTSPQTRGEPNSILAQWPLTRRERDVLEVLRTGASDKEIASALGVSRSTASKHVENILKKMKVTNRTAAVSLSWQT from the coding sequence GTGAAGACGTCTCCCCAGACTCGCGGCGAACCAAATTCAATCCTCGCCCAATGGCCTTTGACGCGCCGGGAAAGAGATGTCCTCGAGGTCCTTCGAACGGGCGCGTCCGACAAAGAAATCGCCAGCGCTCTTGGCGTCAGCCGCTCCACCGCGAGCAAGCACGTCGAGAATATTCTGAAGAAGATGAAGGTCACCAACCGAACCGCGGCGGTAAGCTTGAGCTGGCAAACCTGA
- a CDS encoding von Willebrand factor type A domain-containing protein, translating to MKINLDDPNLTAYALGELSPNDHAKVALAVAESPEAQKFVAETQQFARLLRAEYEADRVTSMANGIARRSSQRLENVVRMEEERRESSRFQWGSLAAALAIFAVLGALAVSTVLREDSSGAKRTADNLRPAGPKESTRETTVEAEPAPSVEMEVAQQPVEPPNPKTTPNSADAFKDESRSAAGKTGGLALNPSAPPPVSRMLKKPAPGDSKYAAGLVPMQPSPMLASRSAGGETAEIEPSSRYRQDFNTATYDKVEENPFLPAATNPLSTFSIDVDTASYSNVRRFINSGSLPPKDAVRVEEMINYFSYDYREPEGDKPFSIDLDSTACPWDTSHRLLRIGLKAREVANEKRPASNLVFLLDVSGSMMPAERLPLVKQAMRLLVDKLGEKDRVAIVIYAGGSGLALNSTSGNEKEKILRALEELKAGGSTNGAEGIELAYRVAADNFIKGGVNRVILATDGDFNIGVTNQGDLIRLIEQKAKSGVFLTVLGVGTDNLKDSTMQKLADKGNGNHAYLDSVDEARKVLVQQINGTLMTVAKDVKIQVEFNPARVASYRLIGYEKRMLRKEDFNNDKVDAGEIGAGHTVTALYEVVPAGTGATDPAASVPPVDPLKYQSPNPSAAEAKRTETSASQEMVTVKLRHKKPDGETSELTERSLVDNGSKFENAAPDLKFAAAVAEFGMLLRDSQYKGQGSFGAVIEWAQEGKGRDTAGYRAGFIELARKTQELKTHEG from the coding sequence ATGAAAATTAATCTCGATGATCCAAATCTAACCGCGTATGCGCTCGGCGAACTGTCGCCTAACGACCATGCCAAGGTCGCACTCGCGGTCGCGGAGTCGCCCGAAGCGCAAAAGTTCGTCGCGGAGACGCAACAATTTGCCCGGCTCTTGAGGGCGGAGTATGAGGCCGATCGGGTAACGTCCATGGCGAACGGCATCGCCCGGCGCTCCTCCCAGCGGCTGGAAAACGTTGTCCGGATGGAAGAGGAACGCCGCGAATCGTCGCGCTTCCAATGGGGATCGCTGGCCGCGGCATTGGCGATCTTCGCTGTGCTCGGCGCGCTGGCGGTTTCGACAGTTCTCCGGGAGGACTCAAGCGGGGCAAAACGAACTGCGGATAACCTAAGACCGGCCGGACCAAAGGAAAGCACCAGGGAAACGACGGTCGAAGCGGAACCGGCGCCCAGCGTTGAAATGGAAGTGGCTCAACAACCAGTCGAGCCGCCGAATCCCAAGACCACCCCCAATTCAGCTGACGCGTTCAAGGATGAAAGCCGAAGCGCTGCCGGAAAAACCGGCGGTCTCGCCTTGAATCCGTCGGCGCCGCCACCTGTTTCCCGGATGCTAAAAAAACCCGCGCCCGGCGATAGCAAATATGCGGCGGGGCTCGTTCCCATGCAGCCGTCCCCGATGCTTGCGTCCCGATCAGCCGGCGGCGAGACCGCTGAGATTGAACCATCCTCGCGATATCGCCAGGATTTCAACACCGCGACCTACGACAAGGTGGAGGAGAATCCGTTCCTGCCCGCGGCGACCAACCCGCTTTCCACCTTCTCGATCGATGTGGATACGGCGTCCTACTCGAACGTGCGGCGGTTCATTAATTCGGGATCGCTCCCGCCGAAGGATGCGGTGCGCGTCGAAGAAATGATCAACTACTTCAGCTACGATTATCGCGAACCGGAAGGGGACAAACCGTTCTCGATCGATCTGGATTCGACCGCCTGTCCCTGGGACACAAGCCATCGCCTGCTTCGCATCGGACTCAAGGCCCGCGAAGTGGCGAATGAAAAACGGCCCGCGAGCAATCTCGTGTTCCTCCTCGACGTCTCGGGCTCGATGATGCCGGCGGAACGACTCCCTCTTGTGAAGCAGGCGATGCGTTTGCTCGTGGACAAGTTGGGCGAGAAAGATCGCGTCGCGATTGTCATTTACGCGGGCGGCTCGGGACTCGCGCTCAATTCGACCAGCGGAAATGAAAAGGAGAAAATCCTGCGCGCCCTGGAGGAATTGAAAGCCGGAGGATCGACCAATGGCGCGGAAGGGATCGAGCTTGCCTACCGAGTCGCAGCCGACAATTTCATCAAGGGAGGAGTAAACCGCGTGATCCTCGCGACGGATGGCGATTTCAATATCGGCGTCACGAACCAGGGCGATCTGATTCGCTTGATCGAACAAAAGGCCAAGAGTGGTGTGTTCCTCACCGTGCTTGGCGTGGGAACGGACAACCTGAAGGATTCGACGATGCAAAAACTCGCCGACAAAGGAAATGGGAACCACGCCTATCTCGACTCGGTGGATGAAGCCCGGAAGGTCCTGGTGCAGCAGATCAACGGAACGCTGATGACCGTCGCGAAGGATGTGAAAATCCAGGTGGAATTCAATCCGGCCCGGGTCGCGTCGTATCGGTTGATTGGCTACGAAAAGAGGATGCTGCGGAAGGAGGATTTCAACAACGACAAGGTGGACGCGGGCGAGATCGGAGCGGGCCATACGGTAACGGCGCTCTATGAAGTGGTCCCGGCGGGAACGGGCGCCACAGATCCGGCCGCGAGTGTTCCGCCGGTCGACCCGCTGAAATATCAGTCGCCGAATCCTTCCGCGGCGGAAGCGAAACGAACAGAAACGAGCGCTTCGCAGGAGATGGTCACGGTGAAGTTGCGTCACAAGAAGCCCGATGGCGAAACGAGCGAACTGACGGAACGCTCGCTCGTCGACAACGGCTCGAAATTCGAGAATGCGGCTCCGGATTTGAAATTTGCGGCGGCCGTGGCGGAGTTTGGGATGCTGCTGCGCGACTCGCAGTACAAGGGGCAGGGGAGCTTCGGCGCGGTGATCGAATGGGCCCAGGAAGGCAAGGGGCGCGACACTGCAGGCTACCGCGCGGGATTCATCGAACTCGCTCGCAAGACGCAGGAGCTCAAGACGCACGAGGGTTGA